From Bradyrhizobium sp. sBnM-33:
TCCTGAGCAGCAATCCGCCGATCGACTGGTTCGAAGTCATCAGCGAAAACTACATGCTGCCCGGTGGCCAGCCGCTGCGCACGCTCGATCGGATATGCGAACGCTACCCGGTGGTGATGCACGGCGTGTCGATGTCGATCGCCTCCACCGCTCCGCCGGATTTCGAATATCTGCAAGCCCTGAAGGATCTCGCCCGGCGCATCGAGCCGAAATGGATGTCGGACCATCTGTGCTGGACCGGCGTGCACGGCAAGAACCTGCATGATCTGCTGCCGATCCCTTACACCAGGGAAGCGCTCGATCACGTCGTCAGCCGGGTCCAACTGGTGCAGGATTTCCTCGGCCGCGCCATCGTGCTCGAGAACGTCTCGACCTATGTCCAGTTCAGCAATTCCGAAATGACGGAATGGGAATTTTTGTCCGAGCTGTCGCGCCGCTCCGGATGCTGGCTTTTGTTCGACGTGAACAACGTCTATGTCAGCGCCTTCAACCACGGCTACGATCCCTTGACCTTCCTCAACGGAATTCCGCCGGATCGCGTGGTGCAGTTTCACATCGCCGGCCACAGCCACATGGGCACCCATATCATCGACACCCACGACCACCCGGTATGCGAGGACGTCTGGGAGCTCTATGCCGCGGCGTTGAAACGTTTCGGCCGGGTCTCGACCATGATCGAGCGCGACGACAACATCCCGCCGCTCGACGAACTTCTGCTCGAGGTTGCCAGGACCCGCGAGATGGCCGAGAAAATCCTGCCAACAGACAGTCGCGCGGGATGAGCGACTTCGCCAGACAGCAGGCCGAGTTTCAGCGCGGCATCCTCGATGGCGACGATACGGTGCTGGCTGAAATCCTCGACAGCCCGCGCGAGAAGCGCGAGGTGCTGTTCGGGGTCTATCGGTATGCCTACGGCTCGCGGCTGGTCGAAGCGATGCGCAACGACCATGAGCTGCTGCATCTTTATCTCGGCGACGAGATGTTCGACGAGATGGGGCGCGCTTACGTCAAGGCGCGGCCATCAGAGCATCCGAACCTGCGCTGGTTCTCGCAAGACCTGCCGGAGTTCTTGAAATCGGCCAAGCCTTACTCGGATCATCCCGTGCTGTCCGATCTGGCCGCGCTCGAAAAGGCGCTCAACGACGCCTTTGATGCCGCGGAGGGCAAGGTCGTCGAGCTGAACGACATGGCGGGCTTTGCCCCCGAAGCGTGGTCCGGCCTCAGATTCCAGCCGCATCCCAGTGCCTCCAGGCTCGACCTCGCGACCAACGCGGCCGCGATCTGGCTCGCGCTCAAGAACGACGAAACGCCGCCGGACGCGACCGCACTGGAGCAACCGGCGCATCTCTTGATCTGGCGCCAGGACGTCACGCCGATGTTCCGCGAGCTCTCGGTGGAAGAGGCGATGATGTGGGACGAGGCCGCGAACGGCATTCCGTTCGGCGTGCTCTGCGAGATGCTCGCGACCTATGACGACCCCGACAGCGCGGCAGGCCGCGGCGCCGGCTATCTGCACGGCTGGATCACAGCAGGATTTTTGACGGATGTTTCCGTCGGCTCATGAAGAGGAGCGCTCGGCGAATGGGAATAGACACCGATCGCCACTTCATCGAGCGCATGCACTGGGACGAAGTCGCGCGGCGCATCGGTGATGGCGCGGTGGCCGTATTGCCGATCGGCGCCGCCGCCAAGCAGCACGGCTTCCACCTCCCCCTCAACACCGACCGTATCCAGGCCGAATGGCTTTCAGCCAGGATGGCGGAAAAGATCGACGCGCTGATCTGGCCGACGCTGACCTACGGTCATTACCCGGCTTTCGTCGAATATGCCGGCAGCAGCAGCCTGTCGATTTCGACCTTCGAGGCGCTGGTGCGCGAGATTGCGGGGCAGATTCTCGCCGGCGGATGTCCAAAGCTGCTGGTGCTCAACACGGGGATCAGCACCCTGGCTCCGGTCGATCGCGCACTGGCGCGCCTCGACGGCGAGCGCATCAGACATCTGTGGATCCACGAGGGCCCGCGCTATCCGCGGGTGGCCAGGCAATTGGCCGAGCAGAGCCATGGCAGCCATGCGGATGAGCTGGAAACGTCGTTGATGCTGGCACTGGCGCCGCATCTGGTCGACATGACGCGCGCCGAAGCCAGCCCCGCCCTGAACCATGAGACACCGGGTGCATTGACGCCGTCGGATCCGAACTCGCCGAATTACAGCCGCTCCGGCAGCTATGGCGATCCGACACGGGCAACGTCGGCCAAGGGCGAAGCCTTGCTCGCCGCCATGCTCGACGATCTCCACGAACAGGCCGCCTCGTTCATTGCGCAAGGCCCGGGCGAGGAGCGGCCGGCTGCGGTCCAAACCGTGCTGAGATGACGGTCGCCAGCGCCTTTCGCTGGTCCGTTGCCGCCGCCGTCATCACCGCGATGCTGGCAAGCGCCATTTCGTTCCGCGCCGATGCGCAATCGGAATATATGCGCGACCGGATGCCCTACGACGCTTTCGACCGGCTGCCCAGGACTGACCTCGAAGTATCCGGCGGCACCATCCATCTCGCGTTCGCACCAGGCGACTTCGTACTCCCGAAGGAAAAACTGCTCGACTGGATCAGGATGTCGGCCCGGGCAGTGACCGCCTATTACGGGCGGTTTCCAGTCAACTCGCTGCGGCTGCTACTGGTGCCTGTCGATGGCGCTCGCATCCGCGGCGGCACAACGTGGGGCTACCGCGGCGCCGCCATTCGCATTCCGCTCGGCCGCGATTCAAGCGAAGATGTGCTGCGCCGCGACTGGGTGATGGTGCACGAGATGGTGCATACCGCCCTGCC
This genomic window contains:
- a CDS encoding DUF692 domain-containing protein, with protein sequence MNVASRLPDTSAAALADRPVTSAKPPFLGFGLGLRHQHYDEILSSNPPIDWFEVISENYMLPGGQPLRTLDRICERYPVVMHGVSMSIASTAPPDFEYLQALKDLARRIEPKWMSDHLCWTGVHGKNLHDLLPIPYTREALDHVVSRVQLVQDFLGRAIVLENVSTYVQFSNSEMTEWEFLSELSRRSGCWLLFDVNNVYVSAFNHGYDPLTFLNGIPPDRVVQFHIAGHSHMGTHIIDTHDHPVCEDVWELYAAALKRFGRVSTMIERDDNIPPLDELLLEVARTREMAEKILPTDSRAG
- a CDS encoding DNA-binding domain-containing protein, with the translated sequence MSDFARQQAEFQRGILDGDDTVLAEILDSPREKREVLFGVYRYAYGSRLVEAMRNDHELLHLYLGDEMFDEMGRAYVKARPSEHPNLRWFSQDLPEFLKSAKPYSDHPVLSDLAALEKALNDAFDAAEGKVVELNDMAGFAPEAWSGLRFQPHPSASRLDLATNAAAIWLALKNDETPPDATALEQPAHLLIWRQDVTPMFRELSVEEAMMWDEAANGIPFGVLCEMLATYDDPDSAAGRGAGYLHGWITAGFLTDVSVGS
- a CDS encoding creatininase family protein, producing the protein MGIDTDRHFIERMHWDEVARRIGDGAVAVLPIGAAAKQHGFHLPLNTDRIQAEWLSARMAEKIDALIWPTLTYGHYPAFVEYAGSSSLSISTFEALVREIAGQILAGGCPKLLVLNTGISTLAPVDRALARLDGERIRHLWIHEGPRYPRVARQLAEQSHGSHADELETSLMLALAPHLVDMTRAEASPALNHETPGALTPSDPNSPNYSRSGSYGDPTRATSAKGEALLAAMLDDLHEQAASFIAQGPGEERPAAVQTVLR